The following proteins are encoded in a genomic region of Vanessa cardui chromosome W, ilVanCard2.1, whole genome shotgun sequence:
- the LOC124542800 gene encoding uncharacterized protein LOC124542800 codes for MSGTSLALVDEVILLGLTFDRRLNFNKHVQNVCTKAASSSKQLACAAKVSWGLNREIIRTIYIAAVEPIVTYGASAWAKASELQSNRKALDTLQRGFAQRISKAYRTTSLNAVLILASILYLPLNRKLEGIVKAGDLPHPATRLHLEYDLLEDMTDANQVALNITSPQIYIDGSKIEGKVGAALTWWETGKEKLNEVFSLDPSCTVFQSELYALRRAVINAMHSTEPNINILSDSRSSLELLCSTRLTHPLVKSTKECIAEILSRERGVRLFWLRAHVGTMGNERADQLAKEGVLKIKTTPDYAEIPLSYVRNKIREESIARWQDRYNSASQGAVTRTFLPNIRQAYSLVRGTKLNQTHIQILTEHGGFGEYLHRFGLKDSPGCECDPDIS; via the coding sequence ATGTCTGGTACCTCACTGGCACTTGTTGATGAGGTCATACTTCTCGGCTTAACATTCGACAGGAGACTTAACTTCAATAAACACGTACAAAACGTGTGTACGAAAGCTGCCAGCAGTTCCAAACAGCTGGCATGCGCAGCGAAGGTCTCCTGGGGACTGAACAGAGAGATCATCAGGACCATATATATAGCAGCCGTAGAGCCAATCGTCACCTATGGGGCGTCTGCATGGGCAAAGGCGTCTGAACTACAAAGTAACAGAAAGGCATTAGACACACTCCAGAGGGGATTCGCACAGAGGATTAGCAAAGCATATCGAACAACATCTCTGAATGCAGTGCTAATCCTTGCCAGCATCCTATACCTACCACTAAACCGCAAACTCGAGGGAATTGTTAAAGCTGGCGATCTACCACATCCAGCAACTCGACTCCATCTGGAGTATGACCTCCTCGAGGACATGACAGATGCCAATCAGGTGGCACTTAACATAACGAGCCCACAGATCTACATAGACGGAAGCAAGATCGAAGGGAAGGTGGGCGCGGCACTAACGTGGTGGGAAACAGGTAAGGAGAAACTCAACGAAGTTTTCAGCCTGGATCCCTCGTGCACAGTGTTCCAGTCTGAACTATATGCGCTCCGTAGAGCGGTGATTAACGCAATGCACAGCACAGAACCGAACATCAACATCTTGAGCGACTCCAGATCGTCTCTGGAACTACTGTGCAGTACTAGGCTTACTCACCCTCTAGTAAAATCCACCAAGGAGTGCATAGCGGAGATACTGTCGCGAGAAAGAGGCGTGCGCCTGTTCTGGCTCAGGGCCCATGTGGGAACAATGGGAAACGAAAGGGCAGACCAACTAGCCAAAGAAGGTGTgctcaaaattaaaacaacaccCGATTATGCTGAAATCCCTTTGTCATATGTGAGAAACAAAATCAGAGAGGAATCCATTGCCAGATGGCAAGACAGGTACAATTCGGCTTCACAGGGTGCGGTCACGAGAACTTTCCTGCCCAACATTAGACAGGCCTACAGCCTAGTCAGGGGAACGAAACTCAACCAAACCCACATACAAATCCTCACAGAACACGGGGGTTTCGGGGAGTACCTGCACCGGTTTGGGCTTAAAGATAGTCCCGGCTGTGAGTGCGACCCAGACATCAGCTAA